In Carya illinoinensis cultivar Pawnee chromosome 6, C.illinoinensisPawnee_v1, whole genome shotgun sequence, a single genomic region encodes these proteins:
- the LOC122314494 gene encoding extended synaptotagmin-1-like isoform X3, with protein sequence MLPLLFLLFILHCLVWSGAWWRAKKASKSYRQPGGTPIRYQIGLRYAGDARMLLMLSLKFGIIRITVPVGVQDFDIDGELWVRLRLIPTEPWVGAVSWAFVSLPRIKFELSAFRLFNLMAIPVLSMFLTKLLTKDLPRLFVRPKKIDLDFQKGRSIGPATNDYKYGKMQEGNNNFIGELSVTLVDARNLSYAFYGKTDPYVILSLGDQTICSKKNSQTTVIGPPGEPIWNQDFHMLVVNPRKQKLYIQVKDSLGFAELTIGEGEVNLGSLHDTVPTDRIVVLHGGWGPFRKGSSGEILLRLTYKAYVEDEDDNRNEAHSTYVGISDDGLFDSDLSNHTDKKGQSGTDKESFMDVLATLIMSEEFQGIVASETGNPKLLDDLSTIGSMLPRSCGLNAESIPFNCTGVPKGYRGSALFWLAAITCVSVLLAIRTGGPGFFNP encoded by the exons ATGCTACCGCtactttttctcctctttattCTGCATTGTCTGGTCTGGTCAGGTGCTTGGTGGAGGGCGAAGAAGGCCTCTAAGTCCTACCGCCAACCGGGGGGGACTCCTATCAG GTACCAAATAGGCCTTCGATATGCTGGCGATGCACGAATGCTGTTAATGCTCTCACTAAAATTTGGTATTATCCGCATTACCGTGCCAGTTGGTGTTCAAGATTTTGACATTGATGGGGAACTTTGGGTAAGACTACGATTGATACCAACAGAGCCTTGGGTGGGAGCTGTTTCATGGGCTTTTGTTTCACTCCCAAGGATCAAATTTGAATTGTCTGCATTCCGCTTATTCAATTTGATGG CTATTCCTGTTCTCTCAAT GTTTTTGACAAAACTTCTCACCAAGGATTTGCCTCGACTATTCGTACGTCCAAAGAAGATTGATTTAGATTTCCAAAAAGGAAGATCAATTGGTCCTGCTACTAATGACTATAAATATGGGAAAATGCAAGAAGGAAACAACAATTTTATTGGAGAACTGTCGGTGACTCTTGTAGATGCTCGGAATCTGTCGTATGCTTTTTATG GCAAAACAGATCCATATGTTATTTTAAGCCTGGGAGATCAAACCATCTGCAGTAAAAAGAATAGTCAAACCACAGTCATTGGTCCTCCGGGTGAACCAATATGGAATCAG GATTTTCATATGCTCGTTGTGAACCctagaaaacaaaaactgtacATCCAAGTTAAGGATTCTCTAGGATTTGCAGAGTTGACCATTGGAGAGGGGGAG GTCAATCTGGGTTCTCTTCATGACACTGTGCCGACAGACAGGATTGTCGTCCTGCATGGAGGTTGGGGACCATTTAGAAAGGGGTCCTCTGGAGAGATACTACTTCGACTAACATATAAAGCTTATGTAGAGGATGAAGATGATAACAGAAATGAGGCACATTCCACTTATGTGGGCATTTCTGATGACGGGTTGTTTGATTCCGATCTGTCAAATCATACTGACAAGAAGGGTCAAAGTGGAACGGATAAAGAATCATTTATGGATGTTCTAGCCACATTGATTATGAGTGAAGAATTTCAAGGGATAGTGGCATCTGAAACTGGAAATCCCAAACTTTTAGATGATCTCTCAACTATAGGGTCGATGTTACCTAGATCATGTGGTCTTAATGCTGAATCCATCCCCTTTAATTGCACTGGTGTCCCCAAAGGTTATAGAG GATCAGCATTGTTTTGGCTTGCTGCTATTACATGTGTATCAGTGTTACTTGCTATCAGGACTGGTGGCCCAGGTTTCTTCAATCCTTGA
- the LOC122314494 gene encoding uncharacterized protein LOC122314494 isoform X1: MLSQSPSASLDRLQLQQLLLCPCSRLRRFNPITIPFSKRKRRNLCGKWSIFSCSIPLEAPNRGLNVELAHAARRSAKIFVLNRFSHELYDEELPKKSPIQLMSNYTEFQNDLILDKLRTQMEVMRPIPSPPVSRNIVGLFVVFFFVGVAFDKLWTSRNVNQANGAKSRRGGTGSRAWPQVPTSFSLLLEKDLQRKESVEWVNMVLGKLWKVYRGGIENWIIGLLQPVIDDLKKPDYVDRVEIRQFSLGDEPLSVRNVERRTSRLVDDLQYQIGLRYAGDARMLLMLSLKFGIIRITVPVGVQDFDIDGELWVRLRLIPTEPWVGAVSWAFVSLPRIKFELSAFRLFNLMAIPVLSMFLTKLLTKDLPRLFVRPKKIDLDFQKGRSIGPATNDYKYGKMQEGNNNFIGELSVTLVDARNLSYAFYGKTDPYVILSLGDQTICSKKNSQTTVIGPPGEPIWNQDFHMLVVNPRKQKLYIQVKDSLGFAELTIGEGEVNLGSLHDTVPTDRIVVLHGGWGPFRKGSSGEILLRLTYKAYVEDEDDNRNEAHSTYVGISDDGLFDSDLSNHTDKKGQSGTDKESFMDVLATLIMSEEFQGIVASETGNPKLLDDLSTIGSMLPRSCGLNAESIPFNCTGVPKGYRGSALFWLAAITCVSVLLAIRTGGPGFFNP; the protein is encoded by the exons ATGCTTTCACAATCCCCTTCCGCGAGCTTGGATCGCTTGCAGCTACAGCAGCTGCTTCTTTGCCCCTGTAGTAGACTAAGGCGATTTAATCCCATCACCATTCCTTTCTCCAAACGAAAGAGAAGAAATCTCTGTGGAAAATGGAGCATTTTCTCTTGTTCCATTCCCTTGGAGGCTCCCAACCGTGGTCTTAACGTGGAATTAGCCCATGCCGCGAGACGGAGCGCCAAGATCTTCGTACTGAATCGGTTTTCACATGAATTGTACGACGAGGAATTGCCCAAAAAATCGCCAATTCAGTTGATGTCCAATTATACCGAATTCCAGAACGACCTAATCTTAGATAAACTTAGAACCCAAATGGAAGTCATGCGTCCGATCCCCTCGCCACCGGTTAGTCGAAATATAGTCGGACTATTCGTTGTCTTTTTCTTTGTCGGTGTTGCTTTCGATAAGCTCTGGACTTCGAGGAATGTAAACCAAGCGAATGGTGCGAAGAGTAGGCGTGGTGGCACCGGCTCCAGAGCCTGGCCACAAGTGCCGACGAGCTTTTCCTTGCTTTTGGAGAAGGATTTACAGAGGAAAGAGTCGGTAGAGTGGGTGAACATGGTTTTGGGGAAGTTATGGAAGGTTTATAGAGGTGGTATCGAGAATTGGATCATTGGGTTGCTTCAGCCAGTTATTGATGACTTGAAGAAGCCTGATTATGTTGACAGGGTTGAGATTAGGCAGTTTTCGTTGGGAGATGAACCGTTGTCGGTGAGGAACGTTGAGCGCCGGACTTCGCGTCTCGTTGATGATTTGCA GTACCAAATAGGCCTTCGATATGCTGGCGATGCACGAATGCTGTTAATGCTCTCACTAAAATTTGGTATTATCCGCATTACCGTGCCAGTTGGTGTTCAAGATTTTGACATTGATGGGGAACTTTGGGTAAGACTACGATTGATACCAACAGAGCCTTGGGTGGGAGCTGTTTCATGGGCTTTTGTTTCACTCCCAAGGATCAAATTTGAATTGTCTGCATTCCGCTTATTCAATTTGATGG CTATTCCTGTTCTCTCAAT GTTTTTGACAAAACTTCTCACCAAGGATTTGCCTCGACTATTCGTACGTCCAAAGAAGATTGATTTAGATTTCCAAAAAGGAAGATCAATTGGTCCTGCTACTAATGACTATAAATATGGGAAAATGCAAGAAGGAAACAACAATTTTATTGGAGAACTGTCGGTGACTCTTGTAGATGCTCGGAATCTGTCGTATGCTTTTTATG GCAAAACAGATCCATATGTTATTTTAAGCCTGGGAGATCAAACCATCTGCAGTAAAAAGAATAGTCAAACCACAGTCATTGGTCCTCCGGGTGAACCAATATGGAATCAG GATTTTCATATGCTCGTTGTGAACCctagaaaacaaaaactgtacATCCAAGTTAAGGATTCTCTAGGATTTGCAGAGTTGACCATTGGAGAGGGGGAG GTCAATCTGGGTTCTCTTCATGACACTGTGCCGACAGACAGGATTGTCGTCCTGCATGGAGGTTGGGGACCATTTAGAAAGGGGTCCTCTGGAGAGATACTACTTCGACTAACATATAAAGCTTATGTAGAGGATGAAGATGATAACAGAAATGAGGCACATTCCACTTATGTGGGCATTTCTGATGACGGGTTGTTTGATTCCGATCTGTCAAATCATACTGACAAGAAGGGTCAAAGTGGAACGGATAAAGAATCATTTATGGATGTTCTAGCCACATTGATTATGAGTGAAGAATTTCAAGGGATAGTGGCATCTGAAACTGGAAATCCCAAACTTTTAGATGATCTCTCAACTATAGGGTCGATGTTACCTAGATCATGTGGTCTTAATGCTGAATCCATCCCCTTTAATTGCACTGGTGTCCCCAAAGGTTATAGAG GATCAGCATTGTTTTGGCTTGCTGCTATTACATGTGTATCAGTGTTACTTGCTATCAGGACTGGTGGCCCAGGTTTCTTCAATCCTTGA
- the LOC122314494 gene encoding uncharacterized protein LOC122314494 isoform X2, whose product MLSQSPSASLDRLQLQQLLLCPCSRLRRFNPITIPFSKRKRRNLCGKWSIFSCSIPLEAPNRGLNVELAHAARRSAKIFVLNRFSHELYDEELPKKSPIQLMSNYTEFQNDLILDKLRTQMEVMRPIPSPPVSRNIVGLFVVFFFVGVAFDKLWTSRNVNQANGAKSRRGGTGSRAWPQVPTSFSLLLEKDLQRKESVEWVNMVLGKLWKVYRGGIENWIIGLLQPVIDDLKKPDYVDRVEIRQFSLGDEPLSVRNVERRTSRLVDDLQYQIGLRYAGDARMLLMLSLKFGIIRITVPVGVQDFDIDGELWVRLRLIPTEPWVGAVSWAFVSLPRIKFELSAFRLFNLMAIPVLSMFLTKLLTKDLPRLFVRPKKIDLDFQKGRSIGPATNDYKYGKMQEGNNNFIGELSVTLVDARNLSYAFYGKTDPYVILSLGDQTICSKKNSQTTVIGPPGEPIWNQDFHMLVVNPRKQKLYIQVKDSLGFAELTIGEGEVNLGSLHDTVPTDRIVVLHGGWGPFRKGSSGEILLRLTYKAYVEDEDDNRNEAHSTYVGISDDGLFDSDLSNHTDKKGQSGTDKESFMDVLATLIMSEEFQGIVASETGNPKLLDDLSTIGSMLPRSCGLNAESIPFNCTGVPKGSALFWLAAITCVSVLLAIRTGGPGFFNP is encoded by the exons ATGCTTTCACAATCCCCTTCCGCGAGCTTGGATCGCTTGCAGCTACAGCAGCTGCTTCTTTGCCCCTGTAGTAGACTAAGGCGATTTAATCCCATCACCATTCCTTTCTCCAAACGAAAGAGAAGAAATCTCTGTGGAAAATGGAGCATTTTCTCTTGTTCCATTCCCTTGGAGGCTCCCAACCGTGGTCTTAACGTGGAATTAGCCCATGCCGCGAGACGGAGCGCCAAGATCTTCGTACTGAATCGGTTTTCACATGAATTGTACGACGAGGAATTGCCCAAAAAATCGCCAATTCAGTTGATGTCCAATTATACCGAATTCCAGAACGACCTAATCTTAGATAAACTTAGAACCCAAATGGAAGTCATGCGTCCGATCCCCTCGCCACCGGTTAGTCGAAATATAGTCGGACTATTCGTTGTCTTTTTCTTTGTCGGTGTTGCTTTCGATAAGCTCTGGACTTCGAGGAATGTAAACCAAGCGAATGGTGCGAAGAGTAGGCGTGGTGGCACCGGCTCCAGAGCCTGGCCACAAGTGCCGACGAGCTTTTCCTTGCTTTTGGAGAAGGATTTACAGAGGAAAGAGTCGGTAGAGTGGGTGAACATGGTTTTGGGGAAGTTATGGAAGGTTTATAGAGGTGGTATCGAGAATTGGATCATTGGGTTGCTTCAGCCAGTTATTGATGACTTGAAGAAGCCTGATTATGTTGACAGGGTTGAGATTAGGCAGTTTTCGTTGGGAGATGAACCGTTGTCGGTGAGGAACGTTGAGCGCCGGACTTCGCGTCTCGTTGATGATTTGCA GTACCAAATAGGCCTTCGATATGCTGGCGATGCACGAATGCTGTTAATGCTCTCACTAAAATTTGGTATTATCCGCATTACCGTGCCAGTTGGTGTTCAAGATTTTGACATTGATGGGGAACTTTGGGTAAGACTACGATTGATACCAACAGAGCCTTGGGTGGGAGCTGTTTCATGGGCTTTTGTTTCACTCCCAAGGATCAAATTTGAATTGTCTGCATTCCGCTTATTCAATTTGATGG CTATTCCTGTTCTCTCAAT GTTTTTGACAAAACTTCTCACCAAGGATTTGCCTCGACTATTCGTACGTCCAAAGAAGATTGATTTAGATTTCCAAAAAGGAAGATCAATTGGTCCTGCTACTAATGACTATAAATATGGGAAAATGCAAGAAGGAAACAACAATTTTATTGGAGAACTGTCGGTGACTCTTGTAGATGCTCGGAATCTGTCGTATGCTTTTTATG GCAAAACAGATCCATATGTTATTTTAAGCCTGGGAGATCAAACCATCTGCAGTAAAAAGAATAGTCAAACCACAGTCATTGGTCCTCCGGGTGAACCAATATGGAATCAG GATTTTCATATGCTCGTTGTGAACCctagaaaacaaaaactgtacATCCAAGTTAAGGATTCTCTAGGATTTGCAGAGTTGACCATTGGAGAGGGGGAG GTCAATCTGGGTTCTCTTCATGACACTGTGCCGACAGACAGGATTGTCGTCCTGCATGGAGGTTGGGGACCATTTAGAAAGGGGTCCTCTGGAGAGATACTACTTCGACTAACATATAAAGCTTATGTAGAGGATGAAGATGATAACAGAAATGAGGCACATTCCACTTATGTGGGCATTTCTGATGACGGGTTGTTTGATTCCGATCTGTCAAATCATACTGACAAGAAGGGTCAAAGTGGAACGGATAAAGAATCATTTATGGATGTTCTAGCCACATTGATTATGAGTGAAGAATTTCAAGGGATAGTGGCATCTGAAACTGGAAATCCCAAACTTTTAGATGATCTCTCAACTATAGGGTCGATGTTACCTAGATCATGTGGTCTTAATGCTGAATCCATCCCCTTTAATTGCACTGGTGTCCCCAAAG GATCAGCATTGTTTTGGCTTGCTGCTATTACATGTGTATCAGTGTTACTTGCTATCAGGACTGGTGGCCCAGGTTTCTTCAATCCTTGA